Proteins found in one Crassostrea angulata isolate pt1a10 chromosome 3, ASM2561291v2, whole genome shotgun sequence genomic segment:
- the LOC128177315 gene encoding potassium channel subfamily K member 13-like has product MVSLRAAMTRPTQHGCCTLLHLREDNARFILLFVVLLLYMFAGAFLFMSLEQENEQKEKQDFQNYLEEFYSRNPDVNKTELEGLLKRYGAAETAGYVGNKRPRWDFSGSFYFVGTVISTIGFGMTTPRTVPGKIVLIFYGFFGCASAILFFNLFLERIITFLAYILRAVHEREMRRKSGGNGSRDSRDRRSSQTSDDDHLDTWKPSVYWVMLILLLGAIIVACCASAMYHPVENWTYFDAIYFCFVTFATIGFGDLVVSQKSDYDYVQLYRIGNFIFIVIGCCCIYSLFNVTSIVIKQFLNWLIQKMNCRCRRRPKKSTGRRNAITPGHLQRHSKSNGSTKAHSVTVEPDSDSEGRRNSDEMISMRDFLNANKISLAMMQKQLWETSQRGGGGGGVSNGGGFQGPVGPLAILDRKLGQEEV; this is encoded by the exons CATGACGCGTCCCACTCAGCACGGATGCTGCACTCTCCTCCACCTTCGAGAAGACAATGCCAGGTTCATCCTTCTCTTTGTGGTCCTCTTACTGTACATGTTTGCTGGCGCATTCTTGTTCATGAGTTTAGAGCAAGAGAAcgaacaaaaagaaaaacaggaTTTTCAAAACTACCTTGAGGAGTTCTATAGCCGAAACCCTGACGTTAACAAAACTGAGTTAGAAGGTCTCCTAAAGAGGTATGGAGCGGCTGAGACCGCCGGGTACGTGGGCAACAAGAGACCCCGCTGGGATTTCTCAGGCTCCTTCTATTTTGTAGGAACAGTTATTTCAACAATAG GATTTGGAATGACAACCCCAAGGACCGTTCCTGGAAAGATTGTACTAATATTCTATGGATTCTTTGGTTGTGCCAGtgctattttatttttcaacctttttttGGAGAGAATTATAACATTCCTTGCTTACATCCTTCGTGCAGTTCACGAACGGGAGATGAGGAGAAAGTCCGGAGGGAACGGGTCACGTGACTCAAGAGACCGAAGGTCGTCCCAGACGTCTGATGACGACCACTTGGACACGTGGAAGCCCTCGGTGTACTGGGTGATGCTGATTCTGCTCCTGGGAGCCATCATCGTTGCTTGCTGTGCATCCGCCATGTACCACCCGGTAGAGAACTGGACctactttgatgcaatatatttctgttttgtGACGTTCGCCACGATTGGATTCGGTGATTTAGTGGTTAGTCAAAAATCAGACTACGATTATGTACAGTTGTATCGAATAGGGAATTTTATCTTCATTGTGATTGGGTGCTGTTGTATATACAGTCTATTCAACGTTACATCCATTGTAATCAAACAGTTTTTGAATTGGCTGATTCAAAAAATGAACTGTCGATGTAGGCGTCGACCGAAGAAGTCTACGGGACGTAGAAATGCAATCACTCCAGGCCATCTCCAACGACATTCTAAATCCAACGGCTCCACCAAGGCGCACAGCGTCACAGTGGAACCGGACAGTGATTCCGAGGGCCGCAGGAACTCTGACGAAATGATCTCCATGCGGGATTTCTtaaatgcaaacaaaatttcGCTAGCAATGATGCAAAAGCAACTTTGGGAAACATCTCAAAGAGGAGGAGGAGGGGGAGGGGTGTCCAACGGGGGTGGTTTTCAGGGACCGGTTGGTCCTTTAGCCATTTTAGACCGAAAATTAGGCCAAGAAGAAGTATGA